Proteins encoded together in one Impatiens glandulifera chromosome 1, dImpGla2.1, whole genome shotgun sequence window:
- the LOC124920918 gene encoding ran guanine nucleotide release factor: MSEDCHRERSLFGGAIVTTFPLRFQDISNVREVPDHQEVYADPDRDESLIIELLDFKHDVADNGSATWFLQDLSIEQDAEGTVVIEQSGMMQTDGLCFRDIPVVVTTAIGQMAISKGRQGREAQNLVRVYLANLRLKEVNTDVLITAYEPILINPLSESASTVGAGVTIPAQQSGFTPMADIFKLVVASFKINDWSLFGAADDV, from the exons ATGTCAGAGGACTGTCACAGAGAGCGTTCCTTATTTGGTGGGGCGATTGTTACCACATTTCCTCTCAGATTCCAG GATATAAGCAACGTTAGAGAAGTTCCTGATCATCAG GAAGTTTATGCTGATCCTGACCGTGATGAGAGCCTTATAATTGAGCTCTTAGACTTTAAGCATGATGTTGCTGATAATGGAAGTGCTACATGGTTTCTTCAAGATCTGTCCATTGAGCAAGATGCAGAGGGAACTGTG GTAATTGAGCAGTCTGGAATGATGCAGACTGATGGGTTGTGCTTTCGGGATATACCTGTAGTTGTTACAACTGCAATTGGTCAAATG GCCATTTCAAAGGGGCGCCAAGGTAGGGAGGCACAGAATTTAGTGAGG GTGTATTTAGCTAATTTACGTTTGAAGGAAGTGAACACTGACGTATTGATCACTGCATATGAACCCATCTTGATCAA CCCTTTAAGCGAAAGTGCTTCCACAGTGGGTGCGGGCGTGACAATCCCTGCCCAGCAATCTGGTTTTACACCCATGGCTGACATTTTCAAGCTTGTCGTTGCCAGTTTCAAGATTAATGACTGGAGCCTCTTTGGTGCAgcagatgatgtttaa
- the LOC124925461 gene encoding uncharacterized protein LOC124925461, with the protein MIEINDDECDGALRIENVNVDEEKDKKECKDDEVEEEGKNVEDGKDDEVEEDKGHFERKKRKKVSKAHTEFIEVIRNDGNFKYQYTYCKSLLSRPTTGTTSHLWNHLKRCVQKKMHTEKQKTLQFQPIKSKFEMNPLSEATFSAGTRVLDPYRSRLTFDMVQVLICGADWVRQIHGIKKPLMTYVSSLFIL; encoded by the coding sequence ATGATCGAGATAAATGATGATGAATGTGATGGTGCCTTGCGAATTGAGAATGTGAATGTTGATGAGGAGAAAGATAAGAAAGAATGTAAAGACGATGAAGTTGAGGAAGAAGGTAAAAATGTGGAAGATGGTAAAGATGATGAAGTTGAGGAAGATAAGGGGCATTTTGaaaggaaaaagagaaagaaagttTCCAAAGCTCATACCGAATTCATTGAAGTGATCAGAAATGATGGAAATTTTAAGTACCAATATACATATTGCAAAAGTCTTCTTTCTAGGCCAACTACCGGTACAACAAGTCATCTTTGGAATCACTTGAAGAGGTGCGTGCAAAAGAAAATGCACACTGAAAAGCAAAAGACATTGCAATTTCAGCCTATCAAATCCAAATTTGAGATGAATCCTTTATCAGAGGCTACATTTAGTGCAGGAACGCGAGTGTTGGATCCTTATCGATCAAGGTTAACATTTGATATGGTACAAGTGTTGATTTGTGGAGCAGATTGGGTTCGTCAGATTCATGGGATCAAGAAACCCCTTATGACATATGTGAgttctctatttattttataa
- the LOC124922405 gene encoding squamosa promoter-binding-like protein 12, with product MEAGFGGNYGQVLPDLMKAAGKKSIEWDLNDWRWDGDHFTATRLDSSPLIGSSDIFRHENGQKEVVEKRGREDSMSNDEPGFLNLKLGGRIYPITEAEMEKAEGKNGKKSKTVASSNRIVCQVEDCRVDLSDAKDYNRRHKVCEIHSKAGSALIGNLMKRFCQQCSRFHDLQEFDEGKRSCRRRLAGHNKRRRKTHTETVGSSGINLEDDHGNGYLLLSLLKILSNLHTNNSEQMKDQDLVSHLLRSLAGTIHDRSIISGLPSGSQETDNVRKDPCFLEKPNGERVTVLTSTGSPSFAIPCSLPPKEASLGTRMNNIDLNNVYEGSQDEIMGIALPKTSRNSGSLSSQSPSSSGGEARSRTDRIIFKLFGKDPSDCPLVLRKQILDWLSNSPTDIESYIRPGCIILTLYMRLDKSSWEEHSSDLSSSLTRLLNASNEPFWRSGWLYARLQHRVAFMYNGQVVLDTPLPFKSHKHCSILSVKPVAVPLSKKANFLVKGFNLSSSSMRLFCALEGQYLAHETFPETMDDDEIQCLNFSCSMPKVVGRGFIEVEDHSLNNSFFPFIVAEEDVCSEICTLQATIDVNQGQNEEMEAKNQALDFLNEMGWLLHRSKLKTSLVLVDHYFELFSFNRFKWLLEFSVEHDWCAVVKKLLGILSSGCVEDAREYTSFDLAISEMTLLHTAVRRDCRPMVEFLLRCSFEEEKNVSGVRKFLFRPNSIGPGGLTPLHLAASRDGSDGVLEALLDDPGMVGIEAWKGARDSMGLTPHDYACLRGYYSYISLVNKKTVGHVILDIPQKQLPCKLANSLNTEMECRLCIQKKKMGCGRARPHSIALYRPMMLSMLAIAAVCVCAALFFKSSPQVLYIFRPFRWELLKYGSS from the exons ATGGAGGCTGGTTTTGGAGGAAACTATGGCCAAGTGTTGCCAGATCTGATGAAGGCAGCTGGGAAGAAGAGCATTGAATGGGATTTGAATGATTGGAGATGGGATGGTGATCATTTTACTGCCACTCGTCTCGATTCTTCACCCCTTATTGGATCTTCTGACATTTTTAGACATGAAAATGGACAAAAGGAAGTAGTAGAGAAGAGGGGAAGGGAAGATTCTATGTCAAATGATGAACCCGGGTTTCTAAATTTGAAGCTTGGAGGTCGGATATATCCCATTACAGAAGCTGAGATGGAGAAAGCAGAAGGAAAAAACGGGAAGAAGAGCAAAACTGTAGCTAGTTCGAACCGAATAGTATGTCAAGTGGAGGATTGTCGTGTTGATTTAAGCGATGCGAAGGATTATAACCGAAGGCACAAAGTCTGTGAGATACATTCTAAGGCTGGTTCCGCTTTGATAGGAAATCTCATGAAACGATTCTGTCAACAGTGCAGCAG GTTTCATGATCTTCAAGAGTTTGATGAAGGGAAGAGAAGTTGTCGTAGACGTTTGGCTGGTCATAATAAGAGGAGAAGGAAAACTCATACTGAAACTGTAGGTAGTAGTGGGATTAACCTAGAAGATGATCATGGTAACGGTTACCTATTGCTTAGCCTACTAAAGATACTATCCAATCTGCATA CTAACAACTCAGAGCAAATGAAGGATCAAGATTTGGTTTCCCATTTATTGAGAAGCCTTGCGGGTACAATTCATGATAGGAGTATTATATCTGGTTTACCTTCTGGTTCCCAAGAAACGGATAATGTTAGAAAAGATCCTTGTTTTCTTGAAAAG CCCAATGGAGAACGAGTGACTGTACTTACTTCTACTGGTTCTCCATCATTTGCTATTCCATGCTCTCTACCGCCTAAAGAAGCTTCTTTAGGGACAAGGATGAATAATATTGACTTGAATAACGTTTATGAAGGTTCTCAAGACGAAATTATGGGCATTGCTCTTCCCAAGACTAGTAGAAATTCAGGTTCCTTGTCCAGCCAGTCACCATCTAGCTCTGGCGGGGAAGCTCGA aGTAGAACGGATcgaattattttcaaactattTGGAAAAGATCCAAGTGATTGTCCCCTTGTCTTACGGAAGCAG ATCCTTGACTGGTTATCAAACAGTCCCACTGATATTGAAAGCTACATAAGACCTGGATGTATCATCTTGACTCTATATATGCGTTTAGATAAATCTTCATGGGAGGAG CATTCCTCTGATTTGAGCTCCAGTTTGACCCGCCTTCTAAATGCATCAAACGAACCATTCTGGAGATCAGGCTGGCTATATGCTAGGCTGCAGCATCGCGTTGCATTTATGTACAATG GTCAGGTTGTTCTAGATACTCCTCTCCCTTTTAAAAGTCATAAACATTGTAGTATCTTGAGTGTTAAACCAGTTGCTGTTCCTCTGTCGAAGAAAGCTAATTTCTTGGTAAAAGGTTTTAACTTGTCAAGTTCCAGCATGAG GTTATTCTGTGCCCTTGAAGGGCAATATCTAGCACATGAAACTTTCCCAGAAACGATGGATGATGACGAAATTCAGTGCCTTAACTTTTCTTGTTCTATGCCAAAGGTGGTTGGCCGAGGTTTTATTGAG GTTGAGGACCATAGCCTCAATAACAGTTTCTTTCCGTTTATTGTGGCGGAAGAAGATGTTTGTTCCGAGATTTGTACCTTACAAGCCACAATAGATGTCAATCAGGGACAAAACGAGGAAATGGAAGCCAAGAATCAAGCACTGGACTTCTTAAATGAAATGGGATGGCTTCTTCACAGAAGTAAATTAAAGACTAGTCTGGTTCTAGTGGATCATTACTTTGAGTTATTCTCTTTCAATCGATTCAAGTGGCTTTTGGAGTTCTCAGTCGAACATGACTGGTGTGCTGTAGTAAAGAAGCTTTTGGGTATTCTAAGCAGCGGTTGTGTGGAGGATGCTCGAGAGTATACTTCCTTTGATCTTGCCATTTCGGAGATGACTCTCCTGCATACAGCCGTGAGAAGAGATTGCAGGCCTATGGTTGAATTCCTCCTGAGATGTAGCTTTGAGGAGGAGAAGAATGTAAGTGGGGTCCGCAAATTCCTGTTTAGGCCCAATAGTATCGGACCGGGGGGATTGACACCACTTCACCTTGCTGCCAGTAGAGATGGTTCGGATGGTGTTTTGGAGGCGTTATTGGATGATCCTGGAATG GTTGGAATCGAAGCTTGGAAGGGTGCTCGTGATAGCATGGGATTGACACCCCATGACTATGCGTGCCTACGAGGATACTATTCCTACATCAGTTTGGTCAACAAGAAAACAGTTGGGCATGTTATATTGGACATCCCACAAAAGCAGCTGCCATGTAAATTAGCCAACAGCTTGAACACAGAGATGGAGTGTAGGCTATGCatacagaagaagaagatgggtTGTGGCAGGGCGAGACCACACTCAATCGCTCTTTATAGGCCAATGATGCTATCGATGTTGGCCATAGCGGCTGTTTGTGTTTGTGCAGCTCTGTTTTTCAAGAGTAGCCCTCAAgttctttatatttttaggcCTTTCAGGTGGGAGCTTTTGAAGTATGGCTCTAGCTAA